In Candidatus Methanomethylophilus alvi Mx1201, a genomic segment contains:
- a CDS encoding Ni/Fe hydrogenase subunit alpha, producing the protein MAAPIIWDEKQKVTGNRVTVDPITRLEGHGKIEIFLDDSGNVKNAYWQVPEVRGFERFCIGRRVTELAQITARLCGVCPGAHHLAATKAIDGCYNSKPTEAAFHIRDTFYHAHFVHSHIAHFYALAAPDFVCGPAAPAAQRNVLGVVANVGLELGSAVLKARAEAQKVQAIIGGKPTHPLMGVPGGVSKAISKEEAKEIQGYADGLVEFAQTSLKVFHDVVLSNKEYVDIITNKDLYYHETYHMGLVNDKNQLEFHDGKVRVVDQKGNECDKYDSFDYLDHIGEAVEPWSYEKFPYLKKPGYKGLVDGPDSGLYRATPLSRLNVCESISTPLANEALKEYRETLGVVGREPVQYTLATHWARIIEMLYAAEKLKEDAYSDKLTDPNIKQFDLVPGGRGVGCVEAPRGTLTHDYTCDENGIVTACNLVVGTTNNNGPICMDVAKVAKALIKNYDVSPGLLNMVEMAFRAYDPCNSCATHSLPGQMPLTAEIRNADGSLYDTITRN; encoded by the coding sequence ATGGCAGCACCTATCATTTGGGATGAGAAACAGAAGGTCACCGGCAACAGAGTGACCGTTGACCCCATCACCCGTCTCGAGGGACATGGAAAGATCGAGATCTTCCTCGACGACAGCGGAAATGTGAAAAACGCATACTGGCAGGTCCCCGAGGTCAGGGGATTCGAGAGATTCTGCATCGGCAGGAGGGTTACCGAGCTCGCACAGATCACCGCAAGGCTTTGCGGTGTCTGCCCCGGTGCTCACCACCTCGCGGCTACCAAGGCCATCGACGGATGCTACAACTCGAAGCCCACCGAGGCGGCGTTCCACATCAGGGACACCTTCTACCACGCGCACTTCGTACACAGCCACATCGCACACTTCTACGCACTGGCAGCACCCGACTTCGTCTGCGGACCTGCAGCACCTGCAGCGCAGAGGAACGTTCTCGGTGTCGTCGCCAACGTCGGACTCGAGCTCGGATCCGCTGTTCTGAAGGCCCGTGCCGAGGCTCAGAAAGTACAGGCGATCATCGGTGGAAAGCCGACCCACCCTCTCATGGGAGTCCCCGGAGGAGTCAGCAAAGCCATCAGCAAGGAAGAGGCGAAGGAAATCCAGGGATACGCAGACGGACTCGTAGAGTTCGCCCAGACTTCCCTTAAGGTGTTCCACGATGTCGTCCTCTCCAACAAAGAGTACGTAGACATCATCACCAACAAGGACCTCTACTACCACGAGACCTACCACATGGGACTTGTTAACGACAAGAACCAGCTGGAGTTCCACGACGGAAAGGTACGTGTCGTCGACCAGAAAGGAAACGAGTGCGACAAGTACGATTCCTTCGACTACCTCGACCACATCGGAGAGGCCGTCGAGCCCTGGTCCTATGAGAAGTTCCCGTACCTGAAGAAACCCGGATACAAGGGACTTGTCGACGGACCCGACAGCGGTCTGTACAGAGCCACTCCTCTCTCCAGGCTGAATGTCTGCGAGAGCATATCCACTCCTCTGGCCAACGAGGCCCTCAAGGAGTACAGGGAGACTCTCGGAGTCGTCGGACGCGAGCCTGTGCAGTACACTCTGGCAACCCACTGGGCAAGGATCATCGAGATGCTCTATGCCGCAGAGAAGCTGAAGGAGGACGCATACAGCGACAAGCTGACCGACCCCAACATCAAGCAGTTCGACCTCGTTCCCGGAGGACGCGGTGTCGGATGTGTCGAGGCTCCCCGCGGAACCCTGACCCACGACTACACTTGCGACGAGAACGGAATCGTTACCGCCTGCAACCTTGTTGTCGGAACCACCAACAACAACGGACCCATCTGCATGGATGTCGCTAAGGTCGCCAAGGCACTCATTAAGAACTATGATGTGTCCCCCGGTCTCCTCAACATGGTCGAGATGGCCTTCAGGGCATACGACCCCTGCAACTCCTGCGCAACTCACAGCCTGCCCGGCCAGATGCCGCTTACTGCTGAGATCAGGAACGCAGACGGTTCGCTCTACGACACCATCACCAGGAACTGA
- a CDS encoding metallophosphoesterase: MTDLQPVPGIPALKIGDTLVIGDLHIGVEAHLGAKGIHLTSRTDTMFDAVIEAAGTDVDRIIMIGDIKDSVPGSTRQEYREIPNFCDRLLEHFTEVCIVRGNHDTSIEEFVPGAVRIYPATGMSIGNIGLIHGHTWPSEQVMAKKTLVMGHCHPTVLFKDGVGAHISEPCWVRGRFTVTENERYPILPESFIIVPAFNRMLGGSPVNAIGTPLLGPIMNSDIVDLENARLYLLDGIDLGRRETLMVKDRQFKRWNDDENSPRHSAL, translated from the coding sequence ATGACGGACCTGCAACCCGTTCCCGGAATCCCCGCACTGAAGATCGGGGACACGCTGGTCATAGGGGATCTGCACATAGGGGTGGAAGCCCACCTGGGTGCAAAAGGCATCCACCTGACTTCTCGCACAGATACGATGTTCGATGCGGTCATAGAGGCCGCAGGCACAGATGTAGACCGGATCATAATGATCGGAGACATAAAGGACTCCGTACCCGGATCTACAAGACAGGAATATCGGGAAATCCCGAACTTCTGCGACAGATTGCTCGAACATTTCACAGAAGTATGTATTGTGCGCGGGAATCACGATACCTCCATAGAAGAATTCGTTCCCGGAGCCGTACGCATTTATCCAGCTACGGGAATGAGCATAGGGAATATAGGACTCATACACGGACACACGTGGCCATCGGAACAGGTAATGGCCAAGAAAACCCTTGTAATGGGACACTGCCACCCCACAGTTCTTTTCAAAGACGGTGTCGGCGCACATATTTCGGAACCATGCTGGGTCAGAGGAAGATTCACAGTGACGGAAAACGAAAGATATCCGATTCTTCCTGAATCATTCATAATAGTCCCAGCGTTCAACAGAATGCTCGGAGGATCACCGGTGAATGCCATAGGCACGCCCCTCCTCGGACCGATAATGAACTCAGACATCGTAGATCTGGAAAATGCCCGCTTATACCTTCTTGACGGAATAGATCTGGGGAGAAGGGAAACCCTCATGGTAAAGGATAGACAGTTCAAAAGATGGAACGATGATGAGAATTCCCCTCGTCACAGCGCTCTTTGA
- a CDS encoding bifunctional ADP-dependent NAD(P)H-hydrate dehydratase/NAD(P)H-hydrate epimerase, with amino-acid sequence MISSLDSKVMDANSEALGTSVLTLMDNAGKAVADLLRERFHGQRFIIFCGHGNNGGDGFATAIHLAEEDVSVCIIGDPSKVRPGAASTYLSELVCPVVQFDPNNRDYDVLVDAVLGTGTKGKLRPEIEAYIDYTRKFQGPIVSIDVPTGIGSPKSVIPDITITMHDVKEGMDEKNSGEIVVADIGIPEKAYTHTGPGDLYRYPIPTKDSHKGANGSLLVIGGGPYYGAPAMAAMAAMRTGVDLVTIATPESSYHEVAAQSPVLMVRKLRGSTLCHDHVKELLKMSEVCDAVLIGPGLGRDEHTFEAVKEFVSLCRKPLVIDADGLNALGTDFNAKGPQTVLTPHSGEYLRIGGSSKDPEDVRKTSSRLGCTIVLKGRYDIISNGDSVKINGTGTPGMTTGGTGDVLAGIIGGLLAKGMDAYEAGYLGAYISGKAGELAFNKFSYGMIATDVIDRIPKALKNGFDRLGL; translated from the coding sequence ATGATCTCATCGCTCGACTCGAAGGTCATGGATGCCAATTCCGAGGCCCTCGGAACGAGTGTTCTGACCCTTATGGATAATGCAGGCAAAGCGGTAGCCGATCTCCTGAGGGAAAGATTCCACGGCCAACGCTTCATCATCTTCTGCGGTCATGGGAACAACGGGGGCGACGGATTCGCCACCGCCATCCACCTTGCAGAGGAAGATGTGAGCGTATGCATCATCGGAGATCCGTCCAAGGTTCGCCCCGGTGCAGCATCCACATATCTATCCGAACTAGTATGCCCTGTTGTCCAATTCGATCCCAACAACAGAGACTACGATGTTCTGGTGGATGCCGTATTGGGAACAGGAACCAAGGGAAAACTGCGTCCCGAGATAGAGGCATACATCGACTACACCCGTAAATTCCAAGGACCCATCGTCTCGATAGATGTACCTACAGGGATTGGTTCTCCGAAAAGCGTCATACCCGATATTACGATCACCATGCACGACGTCAAGGAAGGCATGGATGAGAAGAACTCCGGAGAGATAGTCGTGGCAGACATCGGCATCCCCGAGAAGGCTTACACCCACACAGGCCCCGGGGATCTGTATAGATATCCGATACCGACGAAAGACAGTCACAAAGGAGCGAACGGAAGCCTCCTGGTAATCGGAGGGGGGCCGTATTACGGTGCCCCTGCCATGGCGGCAATGGCGGCAATGCGTACCGGAGTCGACCTCGTCACGATAGCCACCCCTGAATCCAGTTACCACGAAGTGGCGGCACAGTCCCCCGTGCTGATGGTAAGAAAACTCAGAGGGAGCACCTTGTGCCATGACCATGTCAAAGAACTTCTGAAAATGTCGGAAGTCTGTGATGCCGTGTTGATCGGGCCGGGGCTGGGAAGAGACGAACATACATTCGAAGCGGTAAAGGAATTCGTATCCCTATGCAGAAAACCCCTCGTGATAGATGCCGACGGATTGAATGCCCTCGGCACCGATTTCAACGCCAAAGGTCCTCAGACCGTCCTGACACCGCATTCCGGAGAATATCTGCGCATCGGCGGAAGTTCCAAGGATCCAGAAGATGTGAGGAAGACCTCATCGAGACTCGGATGTACGATCGTTCTCAAAGGAAGATATGACATCATATCTAACGGAGACTCTGTAAAGATCAATGGCACCGGGACACCGGGCATGACCACCGGCGGCACAGGCGATGTGCTTGCAGGGATCATCGGAGGCCTATTGGCCAAGGGCATGGATGCATATGAGGCGGGATATCTGGGGGCATACATCTCCGGAAAAGCCGGAGAATTGGCATTCAATAAATTCTCCTACGGGATGATTGCCACCGATGTCATAGATCGCATACCGAAAGCCTTGAAGAACGGTTTCGACCGCCTGGGACTATGA
- a CDS encoding signal recognition particle subunit SRP19/SEC65 family protein — MAYDDDTAIVLWPEYFDSGLTRAQGRRLPTALCVKQPSLDMIAKGAILLDLEYRVIEDKSYPSDWPSKRGCVRVEKGKMKKSEILPKIGEILVKNQK, encoded by the coding sequence ATGGCTTACGATGACGACACCGCAATCGTTCTGTGGCCCGAGTATTTCGACTCGGGGCTCACCCGCGCTCAGGGAAGAAGACTTCCGACGGCACTTTGCGTGAAACAGCCTTCCTTGGACATGATCGCAAAGGGGGCGATACTCCTGGATCTGGAATATCGCGTCATCGAAGACAAGAGCTATCCATCGGATTGGCCTTCTAAACGCGGATGTGTGCGCGTAGAGAAAGGTAAGATGAAAAAATCCGAGATCCTCCCCAAGATCGGCGAGATCCTAGTAAAGAATCAGAAGTGA
- a CDS encoding 30S ribosomal protein S8e translates to MALWQGKSNRKSTGGRLVLARSKRKFEISREKQYTRLGTESLRQYRGMGGSVKVGMLYAEYANVVDKKTNTTKKVKILNVTANPSDPNFVQRNIINKGAKISTEAGDAIVTSRPGQDGAINAVLIN, encoded by the coding sequence ATGGCACTATGGCAGGGTAAATCCAACAGGAAATCCACCGGTGGCAGGCTCGTCCTCGCCAGGAGCAAGAGAAAGTTCGAGATCAGCAGAGAGAAGCAGTACACCAGACTTGGAACTGAATCCCTCAGGCAGTACCGCGGAATGGGTGGAAGCGTCAAGGTTGGAATGCTCTACGCCGAGTACGCGAACGTCGTGGACAAGAAGACCAACACCACCAAGAAGGTCAAGATCCTCAACGTTACCGCCAACCCTTCCGACCCCAACTTCGTACAGCGTAACATCATCAACAAGGGAGCTAAGATCTCCACCGAGGCCGGAGACGCCATCGTCACCTCCAGGCCCGGACAGGATGGTGCCATCAACGCTGTTCTGATCAACTGA
- a CDS encoding metallophosphoesterase family protein has protein sequence MKFLVITDLHQKASNIEWINSIIEKENPEGVLFLGDVTDMGTANDAVEIVSSIKCKTYVLPGNCDPRDLPDKIKAVATDMHGKTVKVGDYDLVGLGGSNITIFGTPFELTEEEIDSKLRPISKEGMILMTHAPAYGTLDHIPNGTSVGSPAIRKIVEEFHPIVALSGHIHEDIGAKYIDGTLFVNPGPAKDGCAAIVIIEDKRAYVRFIGPLDPA, from the coding sequence ATGAAATTCCTGGTCATCACCGACCTCCATCAGAAGGCCTCCAACATCGAATGGATAAACAGCATCATCGAGAAAGAGAACCCTGAAGGCGTCCTCTTTCTGGGTGACGTCACGGACATGGGGACGGCAAACGATGCCGTAGAGATCGTCTCCTCCATAAAGTGCAAGACATACGTCCTTCCCGGGAACTGCGATCCGCGCGACCTCCCCGACAAAATAAAGGCCGTGGCCACGGACATGCATGGGAAAACTGTGAAGGTCGGAGACTACGACCTGGTAGGTCTCGGAGGATCGAACATAACGATATTCGGCACACCCTTCGAACTCACAGAGGAGGAGATCGATTCCAAACTGAGGCCCATATCCAAGGAGGGCATGATCCTGATGACGCACGCACCCGCCTACGGGACGCTGGACCACATCCCCAACGGCACCAGCGTCGGAAGTCCGGCCATAAGGAAGATCGTCGAAGAATTCCATCCGATAGTCGCACTTTCCGGACACATCCACGAAGACATCGGTGCCAAGTATATCGACGGGACGCTTTTCGTAAACCCCGGCCCGGCCAAGGACGGATGTGCCGCCATTGTAATAATCGAAGATAAACGCGCGTACGTGCGCTTTATAGGGCCGTTGGACCCTGCTTAA
- a CDS encoding MarR family winged helix-turn-helix transcriptional regulator: MADAEHFITLALESWRRFSADFGEKMQPYGLTVAQALMIREIGIHKSGISKIDLAKVMGVNRSMITNTLKNLGDYIVLTAVDKRKSLLTLSAEGKALYSKMTRLISEAATATVEALSEEDLEALKNIVSKMKNGYVQP; this comes from the coding sequence ATGGCAGATGCCGAACATTTCATAACGTTGGCTCTGGAATCGTGGCGTCGTTTCTCCGCGGATTTCGGTGAGAAAATGCAGCCGTACGGCCTTACCGTCGCACAGGCTCTGATGATACGCGAGATCGGTATCCACAAGAGCGGCATATCCAAAATAGACCTGGCCAAGGTGATGGGGGTGAACAGGTCGATGATCACGAACACCCTCAAGAATCTGGGGGACTATATCGTTCTGACCGCCGTCGACAAACGGAAGTCCCTCCTGACGCTCTCCGCCGAAGGAAAGGCCCTTTATTCCAAGATGACCAGGTTGATCAGCGAGGCCGCCACGGCCACCGTGGAGGCGTTGTCCGAGGAAGATCTGGAGGCTCTGAAGAACATCGTCAGTAAAATGAAGAACGGCTATGTGCAGCCTTGA